In a single window of the Cydia amplana chromosome 4, ilCydAmpl1.1, whole genome shotgun sequence genome:
- the LOC134663236 gene encoding Golgi phosphoprotein 3 homolog sauron codes for MNRTEGLVQRKHVAKDNNSDGNLKENHDIDDKKNDKSYDDGDSKETRLTLMEEVLLLGLKDKEGYTSFWNDCISSGLRGCILIELGLRGRVELEKAGMRRKGLLSRKVIVKSDTPTGDVLLDEALKHMKETDPPESVQSWIEYLSGETWNPMKLKYQLKNVRERLAKNLVEKGVLTTEKQNFLLFDMTTHPLTDNVVKCRLVKKVQEAALRRSVTDVAHADKRSLALLMLAHSADVLENAFAPLSDEDYELATRRVRTLLDLDFEAEAMRPEACEIMWAVFAAFTK; via the exons ATGAATAGAACTGAGGGTTTGGTACAACGTAAACACGTTGCAAAAGACAATAATTCAGATGGTAATTTGAAGGAAAACCACGACATCGATGATAAGAAAAATGATAAAAGCTATGATGACGGAGATTCAAAAGAAACAAGATTGACATTAATGGAAGAAGTATTACTTTTAGGATTAAAGGATAAAGAG GGTTACACATCATTTTGGAATGACTGCATATCGAGCGGCTTGAGAGGATGTATTCTGATCGAACTGGGCTTAAGAGGTCGAGTAGAGTTGGAAAAAGCTGGTATGAGGAGAAAGGGACTGCTGTCTAGGAAAGTCATTGTAAAatcag ATACACCTACAGGAGATGTCCTATTGGATGAAGCTTTGAAACACATGAAAGAAACTGATCCACCAGAATCTGTACAAAGTTGGATAGAATATCTTAGTG GTGAAACATGGAATCCTATGAAACTCAAATATCAATTAAAAAACGTCCGTGAAAGGTTGGCTAAGAATTTAGTAGAAAAAGGTGTCCTGACGACTGAGAAACAAAACTTTTTGCTCTTTGATATGACCACACATCCCCTTACGGACAATGTAGTGAAATGCCGTTTagttaaaaag GTGCAAGAAGCGGCGCTGCGGCGCTCTGTGACGGACGTGGCGCACGCCGACAAGCGGTCGCTGGCGCTGCTGATGCTGGCGCACTCGGCCGACGTGCTGGAGAACGCGTTCGCGCCGCTGTCCGACGAGGACTATGAGCTGGCCACGCGCCGCGTGCGCACGCTCCTCGACCTGGACTTCGAGGCCGAGGCCATGCGCCCCGAGGCCTGCGAGATCATGTGGGCGGTCTTCGCCGCCTTCACTAAATAA